In the genome of Coraliomargarita algicola, one region contains:
- a CDS encoding RluA family pseudouridine synthase — MNNPYGEEAPLVDMTDFTNWIVQEDDNLLIVNKPGWLVCHPSKNGPMSSLVGVVREYTGADKLHLIARLDRETSGLIVFAKRPAVARKFQMAIQNRIVKKAYIALMEGEFNEPQHIDLPIARRRKGGGPVIVKSEVSYDRSSQDAVTDFIPLLSQKGYTLCRVQPETGRKHQIRVHAEEIKHRIVGDKIYGPDETLYIEFIENGWTERLAAALPIQRQALHCHRYDFQFPEGTVSFTAPLQADMLAFSENHMDLSAAEVSAAMGHGSTMKEQSEDSACE; from the coding sequence ATGAACAATCCCTACGGCGAAGAAGCCCCCCTGGTCGACATGACCGATTTCACAAACTGGATTGTCCAGGAAGACGACAATCTGCTCATCGTCAATAAACCCGGCTGGCTAGTCTGCCATCCCTCCAAGAACGGCCCGATGTCCAGTCTCGTCGGCGTCGTGCGCGAATACACCGGAGCCGACAAATTACACCTAATCGCCCGGCTCGACCGCGAGACCAGCGGCCTGATAGTTTTTGCCAAGCGCCCAGCCGTGGCGCGCAAATTCCAAATGGCGATCCAAAATCGCATCGTCAAGAAAGCCTACATCGCACTGATGGAAGGGGAATTCAACGAGCCCCAGCACATTGATCTGCCCATTGCCCGCCGTCGCAAAGGCGGAGGGCCCGTCATCGTCAAATCCGAAGTCAGCTACGACCGCAGCTCACAGGACGCCGTCACCGACTTCATCCCCCTGCTCTCCCAAAAGGGCTATACCCTGTGTCGAGTCCAACCAGAGACCGGCCGCAAGCATCAGATTCGCGTGCACGCCGAAGAAATAAAACATCGCATCGTCGGTGACAAAATCTACGGCCCCGATGAAACGCTCTACATCGAGTTCATCGAAAACGGCTGGACCGAGCGCCTCGCGGCCGCCCTCCCCATTCAGCGACAAGCACTCCACTGCCACCGCTACGACTTCCAATTCCCCGAAGGCACCGTGAGCTTCACCGCCCCCCTACAGGCAGACATGCTAGCGTTCAGTGAAAACCACATGGACCTCAGCGCGGCAGAAGTCTCAGCAGCCATGGGACATGGCTCAACAATGAAAGAGCAGTCAGAAGACTCTGCGTGCGAATAA
- a CDS encoding SDR family NAD(P)-dependent oxidoreductase: protein MKHLTYFNRFSVIIITGGSSGIGCSIIKAIQTVAPDITLCNLSRSKPDIFLGKNGQHFPVDLCDANQVAHTAAGLLNQIDAAPAGEVLLINNSGFGDYGRMPELDIDKQLSMIDLNVRAVVDLTARLLPPMLERGGVIVNIASTAAFQPTPFLATYGATKAFVRNWSLALNEDLRGTKLRTLTVCPGPTQSNFFKAAGFATPPMKKSGNKGLDMTSEEVAARTLKAIAKGQALVVTGWMNHCITFFGSKMPLVAVTRIGGLILRKMRLEQHRAQ, encoded by the coding sequence ATGAAGCATCTTACATACTTCAATCGGTTCTCCGTAATAATCATTACGGGCGGTTCATCTGGAATTGGCTGCTCAATTATCAAAGCAATTCAAACCGTAGCACCAGATATTACATTGTGCAACCTTTCTCGTTCAAAACCTGACATTTTTTTGGGCAAAAACGGTCAACATTTCCCAGTCGATTTATGCGACGCGAACCAAGTGGCCCACACCGCAGCAGGCCTCCTAAATCAAATCGACGCAGCACCTGCCGGAGAAGTATTACTGATTAATAATAGCGGCTTCGGCGACTACGGACGCATGCCAGAGCTCGACATCGACAAACAGCTGTCGATGATCGACTTAAATGTGCGTGCAGTGGTGGATCTCACCGCGCGGCTACTCCCTCCCATGCTAGAACGAGGCGGTGTCATCGTCAATATCGCCTCCACTGCGGCCTTTCAGCCCACCCCCTTCCTCGCCACCTATGGCGCCACAAAGGCCTTTGTCCGCAACTGGTCGCTGGCACTCAACGAAGATCTACGCGGCACCAAGCTGCGCACCCTCACCGTCTGCCCTGGCCCGACTCAGTCCAATTTCTTTAAAGCTGCCGGCTTTGCCACGCCCCCCATGAAGAAAAGCGGCAACAAAGGCCTCGACATGACTTCTGAAGAAGTCGCCGCACGCACACTCAAAGCCATTGCCAAAGGCCAGGCACTCGTCGTAACTGGCTGGATGAATCATTGCATCACCTTCTTCGGCAGTAAAATGCCACTCGTCGCCGTCACTCGTATCGGAGGCCTCATCCTACGTAAAATGCGCCTCGAACAACATCGAGCCCAATAA
- the hpf gene encoding ribosome hibernation-promoting factor, HPF/YfiA family, producing MKQHDVIISGLNMELTDAIKYMVHEKAEKLFEHEDKIIRMRVELEYDPHQSTHQKEFIAKGQLEVRGNDHFASAATDDLYKSIDDMVHKLDRMLRRRSRLKKVKRKDTHLVDIPADIPKAV from the coding sequence ATGAAGCAACATGACGTAATCATCTCAGGTTTGAACATGGAACTGACGGATGCGATCAAATATATGGTTCATGAAAAAGCAGAAAAACTCTTTGAGCATGAGGATAAGATTATTCGCATGCGTGTGGAGCTTGAATACGACCCCCACCAGTCTACCCACCAAAAGGAATTTATAGCGAAAGGACAGCTTGAAGTCCGAGGTAACGACCACTTTGCATCTGCAGCTACGGATGATCTGTATAAGTCGATCGATGATATGGTTCACAAACTTGACCGAATGTTACGGCGTCGTTCGCGTCTGAAGAAAGTGAAGCGTAAGGATACACATTTGGTCGATATTCCGGCTGATATTCCAAAAGCAGTCTAG